The genomic region ACGCTCACGCCAAAGTGTTCTTCACGCTGCTTGGTCCCGAGCAGGCGTTGCAGGAGAGCGAGCAGGCATTGCAGCATGCGGCCGGCTTTCTGCGCACGCAGCTCGCGCATCGGTTGCGCCTGCGGACGGTGCCCCAGTTGCACTTCGTCTACGACGTGTCTGTGGAGCGCGGGATGCGCCTGTCCCGGCTGATCGACGAAGCTGTCCACACACCGAGCCCCGTCGACGATCCGGAGAAGTAGTTTCCGTACTTTCCGGGTGCGTCGCCCTATCGATCCCAGCGCCGACTTGTCCACCGCCCTGCACGACGTCGACGGCATACTGCTGCTCGACAAGCCTTCCGGCATGACCTCCAACGCCGCTCTCCAGAGGACGCGACGCCTTCTCAGCGCGCGCAAGGGTGGCCACGGCGGAACCCTCGACCCGCTCGCGACGGGACTGCTGGTTCTCGCATTCGGCGAGGCGACCAAGTTCTCGTCCACTCTGCTCGAGGGGGAGAAGGCCTATGCTGCGGAGATATGTCTGGGAGCCACCACGACAACAGGCGATGCGGAGGGCGCCGTGCTGGAACGACGGCACGTCGCGGTTGACGATGCCGAAGTGCGCGCCGCGCTGGCGGGCTTCGTCGGCAGCTATGAGCAACTGCCCCCGGCCTACAGCGCGCTCAAGCATCGTGGGCGACCGCTGTACCACTATGCGCGCGCAGGGGAGCATGTACCGCGGCAGCCGCGGCGCGTCGAGATCTCCCGGTTGCAGTTCGAGGGACGGGAAGGGGAGCGGCTGCGCATCACGGTGACGTGCAGCAAAGGCACGTACATTCGAAGTCTCGCCGAGGACATCGGAGTGGCACTGGGCTGCGGCGCGCACCTGGCCGGTCTGCGGCGGCTTGCCAGCGGCTGCTTCCGGCTGGCCGAGGCCGTGACCCTGTCGGATCTCGAAGGCGAGGCAATGGCGGTGCGACGGGCACGCCTGCTGCCCCCTGATGCACCACTGTCGGCGCTTCCCGCCGCGGTGATCCCGGTCGCGGAAGCCGCATGCATGCTCCAGGGACAGCGGACGCGCCGCCCCGCGCCGGACATTCCGGTCGGGCTGGTGCGCCTGTACGTGGACTCGGTGCCGAAACGTTTCGTGGGTCTGGGCGAGGTCACGGCGGGGGGCGAACTCCTGCCGCGCCGCCTCGTGGCGACGACACCGCGCTGAAGTATCAGGTTTCGAGTGAAAGCGGTTCCTCTCGCGCGCGAGTTGTTCCCCCCGCGCGGCTGACCCCGGCTTAACTTGTGGACGGGCAAAGGAAAAAGGTAAAATCGCAAATTTACGATTGGAGGAAGTAGACGATGGCTGTCAGCAGCGCGCAGAAGGCGCAGGTCGTGCGAGACTACCAGCGCGCGCAGGGCGACACGGGTTCGCCGGAGGTCCAGGTCGCGCTTCTCACGGCGCGCATCAACGATCTCACCGAGCACTTCAAGGTCAACACCAAGGATCACCACTCCCGCCGCGGACTTCTCAGACTCGTGAGCCAGCGACGCAAACTGCTCGACTACCTCAAGGGTACGAATGTCGACGGGTACCGCAAGCTGATCGAGCGCCTCGGCATTCGCAAATAGATCGTCACTCTCGTCGGGCCGCACAGCCGTTCCCGACCACCACCGCCTCGCGCGCAGAATAAGGAAGTCACTTGAGTCACACGAAGAAGGTTATCGCTTACGGGCGCCATCAACTTACCCTGGAAACCGGCGAGATCGCGCGGCAGGCCCATGGGGCCGTCATGGTGAGCATGGACGAGACGGTGGTGCTGGTCACCGCGGTCGGGGTGAAGGAAGTCAGGGAGGGGCAGGATTTCTTCCCACTCACGGTCGATTACCAGGAGCGCACGTATGCCGCCGGCAAGATTCCCGGTGGCTTCTTCAAGCGTGAAGGGCGACCGAGCGAGAAGGAGATTCTCACCTCGCGGCTGATCGATCGGCCGATCCGCCCGCTCTTCCCCGAGGGCTTCTTCAACGAGGTGCAGATCGTCGCGACGGTGGTCTCCTCGAATCCCGAGGTCGACGCGGACATCCCGGCGATGATCGGCGCGTCGGCGGCCCTTGCCCTGTCGGGCATTCCGTTCAACGGACCGATCGGCGCTGCCCGCGTCGGCTACCGGGACGGCAATTACATCCTCAATCCCACGGCGACCGAACTCAAGACCTCGCAGTTGAATCTCGTGGTGGCGGGTACCAGCCAGGCGGTCCTGATGGTGGAGTCCGAGGCGGAGGAATTGCCGGAGGAAACGATGCTCGGTGCGGTGGTCTTCGGGCACGAGCAGATGCGCGCCGTGATCGACGCTATCAACGAACTGGCGGACGAAGCGGGCAAGCCGCTGTGGGATTGGACGCCGCCCGAAATCGCGCCGGAGTTGCGGGCGCGGGTCGCCGAACTGGCGGAGGCAGATCTGCGCACCGCCTACGCCATCAAGCAGAAACAGGCACGCAGCGGCAAGGTGGACGAGGTCCGTGACCGTGTGCTCGCAGCGCTCGTCACCGATGCGCCGGACGCACCCGGCGCCAACACCGTGAAGAGTCTGTTCAGCGATCTGGAGGCGAAGATCGTGCGCAGCCAGATTCTGGATGGCGAACCGCGCATCGATGGACGCGACACGCGCACCGTGCGACCGATCACGATCCGCACCGGTGTGCTGCCGCGCGCCCACGGTTCCGCACTTTTCACCCGCGGCGAAACGCAGGCCCTCGTCACTGCAACGCTCGGCACCTCGCGCGACGAGCAGATCATCGACGCGCTGCAGGGCGAATACTCCGAACGTTTCATGCTCCACTACAACATGCCGCCGTATGCAACCGGCGAGAGCGGTCGCGTGGGATCGCCCAAGCGGCGCGAGATCGGCCACGGTCGACTCGCCAAGCGTGCATTGCTCGCCGTGCTGCCCACGGCCGAGGAGTTCGGCTACTCGTTTCGCGTCGTCTCGGAGATCACCGAATCCAACGGATCGAGCTCGATGGCAAGCGTGTGTGGCGGCTGCCTCGCGCTCATGGATGCGGGCGTGCCGCTGAAGGCGCACATCGCCGGCATCGCGATGGGACTGATCAAGGAAGGCAATCGCTTCGCCGTGCTGACCGATATTCTCGGCGATGAAGATCACCTGGGCGACATGGATTTCAAGGTCGCGGGCAGCGATCGCGGCGTCACCGCGCTGCAGATGGATATCAAGATCAGCGGCATCACCAAGGAGATCATGCACATCGCCCTGAGCCAGGCGCAGGAAGCCCGCCTGTCGATTCTGGAGCAGATGAAGCAGGCGCTCGTGCAGCCGCGTGCCGAGATCTCCAACTATGCGCCGCGCATACTCACGATGAAGATCAAGGCGGAGAAGATCCGTGACGTGATCGGCAAGGGCGGGGCGGTGATCCGCGCGCTCACCGAGGAGACCGGAACCTCCATCGACATCGCCGAGGACGGCACCATCACGATCGCGGCGCCGTCGTCCGAGAACTGCATGGTGGCAAAGAAGCGGATCGAGGACATCACCGCCGAGGTCGAGGTGGGCCGCGTCTACGACGGCACGGTGCTCAAGCTGCTGGATTTCGGCGCCATCGTGAGTGTGCTGCCGGGCAAGGACGGTCTGCTGCACATTTCGCAGATTGCGCACGAGCGCGTCGCAGCCGTGTCCGATCACCTGAAGGAAGGACAGGCGGTGCGGGTGAAGGTGCTGGAGGCCGACGAGAAGGGACGGCTTCGCCTCAGCATGAAGGCGGTCGCCGAAGCGCCCGAATCACAGCAGTCCTGAGTTACAACGCATTCGGGCGACCCTGGGTCGCCCGAAGCCACTGTCCGCCAGCTGCGCACCGGCAGCTGAGAGCGTCTTGGTCGGCTATTTCGCGACCTGTCTTTCCCGGAGTTCGTCCAGCGTCTTGCAGTCGATGCACAGCGTTGCCGTCGGGCGGGCTTCCAGCCGCTTCAATCCGATCTCGATCCCGCAGCTTTCGCAGTAGCCGTATTCGCTGGCGTCGATCTTCGCGATCGTTTCCTCGATCTTCTTGATCAGCTTCCGCTCGCGGTCGCGATTGCGCAGTTCGAGCGCCATGTCGGACTCCTGACTAGCACGGTCATTCGGATCCGCGAAGATGGTCGCTTCGTCCTGCATGGTATGCACGGTCCGGTCGATGTCCTGACTGAGTTCGACCTTGAGCGACTCCAGAATCTGCCTGAAATGGGCGAGCTGGCTCGGGTTCATGTACTCCTCGCCCTTCTTCGGAACGTAGGCGGGTACGGCCTTTTTCAACTCTGCTGCCATGAGCTCGATATCCCCGAAAAAATGTCCCTAGATACCAGAAATTGCAGGGCCGGGCAAGCCAGCTTGATGCCAGATGCGGGGCCCCAAATTGACCTTTCACCGACCGCAGGCTATATTCTGCGCCCTTCGGGGTGTAGCGTAGCCTGGTAGCGCGCCTGGTTTGGGACCAGGATGTCGGGAGTTCAAATCTCTCCACCCCGACCACGTTTTCCGGGGCGACTCTCGGGTTCGGCGACAGGCTCAGCGGCGGGCGTTCGAGGACCTCGGCGCCGGGGAGGGCAGATAGTTATTCAGCTCGTGTACCGGCGACGATTGCCGTGCCCGTAGCTCAACCGGATAGAGCACCAGCCTTCTAAGCTGGGGGTTACAGGTTCGAGTCCTGTCGGGCACGCCAGCGCGGATCGGACACGGGTCGGGGCGGGTTGGTGTTGCTTGTCGGTGGTGGCCGTAGCTCAGTTGGTAGAGTCCCGGATTGTGATTCCGGTTGTCGTGGGTTCGAGTCCCATCGGCCACCCCATAATTTCAAGGTCTTAGCAGCGTTTTGCTTCTTTTTGCTCCGGAATATTCTCGGGTTTCCGGAATATTCCCTCGCCGGCTGCGTTTCGAGCGGGCTGCGGCTTCAAGTCCGTCTCTTCAACGGCGTCACCTTCACCTTCATCCGCCGGTCCGTGTAGTTCATCGTCTGTTTGGGATCGGAGTGCGCGAGCACTTTCTGCGCTGCGTCGTTTCCCATCGCCTCGCGCACCCGCGTTCCAGCCAAGGCCCTCAACGTCGTGCTCCCAGAACCGAAGGCCACCGGCTGCCTCGTAGGACCGCATGCGGCGCTGCCAGTTGGCCTTGAAGCCCTGGACGCTATAAGCGTCGCCATTGCGTTTTCTGAATAACGCCGCGGTCCTGTGGGACGGCCGATGGTCGAGGATGTCGTCGATCAGCTCTTTCAGGCCGGTTGATTCGCTGTTGCGGTCGACGAAGAGGAACTGCTGCACTTTTCCCGTCTTCGAGTTCGGCACGTCGAGGCTCGATTCCTTCACCATGAAGCTGTTTAGCGCAAGCATGTCACCAAGCCTGAGACCGACGAGCACCTTCAGCCGCAGGTAGAGACCCGTCATCTGGTCGCCGTATTTCTCCAGACAGTGAGCGGCAAACGCGTCGACTTCGAATTCCTCCGGGCACCGCGTACGCTTCTTCCTGCGCGGTGCGCGTTCGAGGTCCCGGCAGGGGTTCTGACGCGTTGCGCGGATCTTGATGGCATAGCGGTAGACGGCGCCCAGGACGGCCAGTTCTCGGCGCGTTCGTCGCACGTGGCGGACACGATCGTAGTCGTACAAGTCGGCCGTCTCGACATCGTCGGGGTGCATATGCCCGAAGGCGGCCTTCAAGTTGGCGACGCATGCCTTGTAATCATCGAATGTACGCGGCCTGATGTCCGCCGCATGCTCTTCAAGCCACGCGTCCATGATCGGGCCCAACGCCCGCTTGTCGGTGTGCCGCCCGACCAGCTTCCAGTATTCCGCACGCGCGACGCGCTCGTCGCTCCCAAACGTGATGCGCTTGCCCGACTTAGGACGAAAGAAGTAGATGCCGTCTTCGCAGTAAAGGCGAGGCGGGAGGTCTTTGCGGAGCTTGCGGGGGCGGGGCACGGCTTCAGGAGGCAGGCAAGTTCGGTTTGCCGCGCCGAGTTGACGTGAGGCAGCCCATCATCTGGCGATAGTGCTCACGCTCCACCTTCGGATAACCATCGCATCCAATCCGGAAGACAAAGCCCTGTTCCTTGAGCCACGCAACCTGCTTCGACGGGCGAGGGGACCCCGTAAGCTTGCGAAGTTCTTCGCCGGATAACGGATCGACCATTGACGTGAGTCCAAGAAGTTGTCAGCAGCCTCAGTAAGGCATGTTCACTGGCACCGTTGCGTCAATCTACCAGCTTGCTTCGCGGGAGAGAACTAGCAGAACTGACGGGACCTGGCAGAACTGACAGTGCGCGCACTCCACTGCCGCCACACGCGATCAGCCGGCCTCGCACTGGCACCTGGATTCCAGACGGAAGCGCGTCCGCGCCTCGGCCGCGTTAGAGCACTTGGTACCTCGAAGTTGAACCAGTTGGCGAGGAAGTACATGCGCAGCATTCTCTCCAGGCGAATCGGCGGGCGGCCGTTGCCGGTCCTCGGGTAGTGCGGCTCGATCCGGATGCGATCGGTGCCCCACATGTCGTTGGGACGGTCGGTCTGGATCGAACTGTCGAGCGCGATGGGCTCGCCCTGCGGCCGCCGATGCGGCGACAGCAGCGCGTTCTCGCGCATCAGACGCAGCACACGGGCGCGGGAGACGCGAATGCCCCGCAGGATGCGCAGACGTGCCCAGACCTTGCGGTGACCTTCGCCCGTGAAGGGCGATGCTTCGAGATCAGTGCGAATGGCCGCCAGCAGATCGGCGTCCGATACGTTGGGCTTCGGGCCGCGTCAAACACACCACCTTCGCCGATTCGCGAGCCTGCAGGGCGTAGAGCGTTGAGCGGGCAAACTCGAGCACTCGACAGATGCGCTCCAGGCCGTAACGCCTGCCGGTCTC from Betaproteobacteria bacterium harbors:
- the truB gene encoding tRNA pseudouridine(55) synthase TruB is translated as MTSNAALQRTRRLLSARKGGHGGTLDPLATGLLVLAFGEATKFSSTLLEGEKAYAAEICLGATTTTGDAEGAVLERRHVAVDDAEVRAALAGFVGSYEQLPPAYSALKHRGRPLYHYARAGEHVPRQPRRVEISRLQFEGREGERLRITVTCSKGTYIRSLAEDIGVALGCGAHLAGLRRLASGCFRLAEAVTLSDLEGEAMAVRRARLLPPDAPLSALPAAVIPVAEAACMLQGQRTRRPAPDIPVGLVRLYVDSVPKRFVGLGEVTAGGELLPRRLVATTPR
- the dksA gene encoding RNA polymerase-binding protein DksA, with translation MAAELKKAVPAYVPKKGEEYMNPSQLAHFRQILESLKVELSQDIDRTVHTMQDEATIFADPNDRASQESDMALELRNRDRERKLIKKIEETIAKIDASEYGYCESCGIEIGLKRLEARPTATLCIDCKTLDELRERQVAK
- the rbfA gene encoding 30S ribosome-binding factor RbfA codes for the protein MTRNAPRLRRVADQIQRELAELIRLEVKDPRVGMVTLTDVEVTADYAHAKVFFTLLGPEQALQESEQALQHAAGFLRTQLAHRLRLRTVPQLHFVYDVSVERGMRLSRLIDEAVHTPSPVDDPEK
- the pnp gene encoding polyribonucleotide nucleotidyltransferase, with the translated sequence MSHTKKVIAYGRHQLTLETGEIARQAHGAVMVSMDETVVLVTAVGVKEVREGQDFFPLTVDYQERTYAAGKIPGGFFKREGRPSEKEILTSRLIDRPIRPLFPEGFFNEVQIVATVVSSNPEVDADIPAMIGASAALALSGIPFNGPIGAARVGYRDGNYILNPTATELKTSQLNLVVAGTSQAVLMVESEAEELPEETMLGAVVFGHEQMRAVIDAINELADEAGKPLWDWTPPEIAPELRARVAELAEADLRTAYAIKQKQARSGKVDEVRDRVLAALVTDAPDAPGANTVKSLFSDLEAKIVRSQILDGEPRIDGRDTRTVRPITIRTGVLPRAHGSALFTRGETQALVTATLGTSRDEQIIDALQGEYSERFMLHYNMPPYATGESGRVGSPKRREIGHGRLAKRALLAVLPTAEEFGYSFRVVSEITESNGSSSMASVCGGCLALMDAGVPLKAHIAGIAMGLIKEGNRFAVLTDILGDEDHLGDMDFKVAGSDRGVTALQMDIKISGITKEIMHIALSQAQEARLSILEQMKQALVQPRAEISNYAPRILTMKIKAEKIRDVIGKGGAVIRALTEETGTSIDIAEDGTITIAAPSSENCMVAKKRIEDITAEVEVGRVYDGTVLKLLDFGAIVSVLPGKDGLLHISQIAHERVAAVSDHLKEGQAVRVKVLEADEKGRLRLSMKAVAEAPESQQS
- the rpsO gene encoding 30S ribosomal protein S15; its protein translation is MAVSSAQKAQVVRDYQRAQGDTGSPEVQVALLTARINDLTEHFKVNTKDHHSRRGLLRLVSQRRKLLDYLKGTNVDGYRKLIERLGIRK
- a CDS encoding DUF4224 domain-containing protein; the protein is MVDPLSGEELRKLTGSPRPSKQVAWLKEQGFVFRIGCDGYPKVEREHYRQMMGCLTSTRRGKPNLPAS